Part of the Sphingopyxis sp. 113P3 genome, GAAAGCGATGCGCGGCGAGGTCGACTTTCGCGGTGCCCTCGAGGAAAGGGTCGCGCTCCTCGGAGGGCTCGCCGAAGGCCTGCTCGCCGAATGTCGAATGGAGCGGGTGCGCCTGACCCGCGGTGCGCGCACACTCGTCCAGACGATGAAAGCCTATGGCGCGCATAGCGTGCTCGTCACCGGGGGCTTCACGGCCTTTGCAAACCCGGTTGGCGAGGCAATCGGCTTTGACCGGGTGGTCGCGAATCAGCTGCTGCTCGAAGGGGGCAAGCTCACCGGCAAGGTTGCTGAACCGATCGTCGACAAGGACGCAAAGCTTGAAACGCTGAAGAGTGAGGCGGCAAGGCACGCTCTGCCCCTCGCCGACACACTCGCGATCGGGGATGGTGCAAATGACATTCCGATGATCACCGCCGCAGGGCTTGGCATTGCCTATCATCCGCACCAGGCGGCCGCGGATGCAGCGGACGCGGTGATCCGGCACCATGATCTGACCGCACTGCTCTGGGCGCAGGGCTATTCGCGGCGCCAATGGGTGCTAGGTTAGGCCGGCAGGGCAGGCCCTTCCCTATTTATCGACTACCAGACACGCCTGACCATCCTTCCTCACCGTCGCGCAGAAGGCGTCGGCCTCGGCCTTGTCGGCAAAACCTCCCGCCTGAAGTCGGGTGAGCTTGCCGCTTTTGACCAGATAGGGCTGACGCGAGGCGAGGGCGGGATATGTCTTTTCAAGGCTCGCCCAGAGTTTGCGGGCATTGCTCTCGATGCCGAAAGCGCCGAGTTGCGCGCGCCACAGGCTGGTTGTCGCAGGGCGAGGCGCGGGCGCGGCAGCAGCGCCAGGTTTCGTCGCGGCCGGCGCGGGAACGTCTGTCATGGCGGCACCGGGTGCCGACGCCGGCGGCAGCGGATCGCCCTCGGGGGGCGGGGCATAGGTTGTACCCGGGGCCGACGGCGCGGCGGCTTTCACCGAGGCCGATACCGGCGGCGGGGCTTCCACCGCTGCAATGCTCACCGCGGTGTCGGCAGCGGCCGTCGCCTCCGCCGCAGCGGCAGCAGCCGCCTCGGCCGCGGGCGAGAGCACGGGTTTGAGCGCCGGTGCGGGCGCGGGCGCGGGCGCGGGCGCCGCGATCACGGGAGGGGGGGTGTAGCTGGTGCCAGGAACCGAGGCGGGCAGATTCGCGGTCTTGACCGGTGAGGGGGCCGGTTTGGGCGGCGGAGGTGCGGCGGCGTTCACCGCAGCGAGACGCGCGCGGGCTTCTGCCTTCTCCATCTCGGGCAGCATTGAAAGGCCCTTTTGCCGCTGCTCAAGCGGGATCAGGCGATCAAGTTGGGCAAGGCGCGCCGAGGCAATCTGGAGCCCCGCGTCGCTTGCGCGCTTGGTCAGCGCATAGGCGAGCGGCCAGTTTTCGGCCGCAAGGTCGCCGTTGAAATGCGCAGTGCCCAGAACATATTGTGCGCGCGGCTCGCCGCGTGCTGCCGACTGGGCGATAAAGGGCATGGCCTCCTCGCGGCGACCGGCGGTGAAGAGAACAAGCCCAAGATTGTCCTCGGCCTGTAGATGCCCCTGTTTTGCAGCGCGGCGATACCAGGCCTCGGCCTGATCCAGATCGGACGGAACACCGCGGCCGAGCTTGTAAGCCTGCCCAAGGTTGAACTGGGCATCGGGATCGCCGGCAACAGCGAGCGGGCGCCACTGGACGACGGCGCTCTGATAATCCCCCTTTTGCCAGGCCTCGACCCCATCCTTGACAGAGGCGGCAGCCGGCGCGCCGAGCGATGCGGCCAGGATCGGCAGCGCGAGCGAAGCGATGGTGCGAAATGAGCGCATCGAATTCTCCATGACCCCGCCGCCTGGAGGGGGCGAGCAGTTCCCGAGGGAAAGCCCCTAACCCCAAAATGGCTAACACGCCGTTAGCAAGAAACAGGGCGACCCCGCTCGTGACCCGATCTGGCACAACATCATCTCAAGCCTTTGGTTACCATAGCCCTCCATCGTCCGTTCACCCTCTTTTTATCATCGTTAACCCAATTTTAGCGCCCCGCATGTCATTCCTTCGCCCGATTTTGGACATTCAGGGGGACAGTCGTGCGCGTTTTGGCATTGGCTTCACAAAAGGGCGGGTCGGGGAAAACGACCTTGTCGGGGCACCTTGCGGTGCAGGCCCAGCTGGCGGGCGCCGGGCCCGTCGTTCTGATCGACATCGACCCGCAAGGCTCGCTCGCTGACTGGTGGAACGAGCGCGAAACCGACCTTCCGGCCTTTGCTCAGACCACCGTAGCGCGGCTCGCGTCTGACCTGGAAATCCTGCGCCAGCAGGGCTTCAAGCTCGCGGTCATCGACACGCCGCCCGCCATCACCATGGCGATTCAGAGCGTCATCAGTGTCGCCGAACTGATCGTCGTGCCGACGCGTCCTAGCCCGCACGACCTGCGCGCCGTGGGCGCCACGGTCGACCTTTGCGAGCGCGCGGGCAAGCCGCTGGTGTTCGTTGTCAACGCGGCGACCCCCAAGGCCAAGATCACGAGCGAGGCCGCGGTCGCGCTCTCGCAGCATGGAACCGTTGCCCCGGTGACGCTGCACCACCGTACCGATTATGCCGCGTCGATGATCGACGGCCGTACGGTGATGGAGGTCGATCCCAATGGCCGCTCGGCCGAAGAGATCCGTCAGCTTTGGACCTATAT contains:
- the serB gene encoding phosphoserine phosphatase SerB is translated as MFVATLIAAGKLTGEVVREAIDRLDATGHEVGAPHWLDEGDAADIVFHGSLVSARSELAKMDHGALDVVVQPLGDRTKKLLIADMDSTMITCECIDELADYAGIKAEVAAITEKAMRGEVDFRGALEERVALLGGLAEGLLAECRMERVRLTRGARTLVQTMKAYGAHSVLVTGGFTAFANPVGEAIGFDRVVANQLLLEGGKLTGKVAEPIVDKDAKLETLKSEAARHALPLADTLAIGDGANDIPMITAAGLGIAYHPHQAAADAADAVIRHHDLTALLWAQGYSRRQWVLG
- a CDS encoding SPOR domain-containing protein gives rise to the protein MRSFRTIASLALPILAASLGAPAAASVKDGVEAWQKGDYQSAVVQWRPLAVAGDPDAQFNLGQAYKLGRGVPSDLDQAEAWYRRAAKQGHLQAEDNLGLVLFTAGRREEAMPFIAQSAARGEPRAQYVLGTAHFNGDLAAENWPLAYALTKRASDAGLQIASARLAQLDRLIPLEQRQKGLSMLPEMEKAEARARLAAVNAAAPPPPKPAPSPVKTANLPASVPGTSYTPPPVIAAPAPAPAPAPALKPVLSPAAEAAAAAAAEATAAADTAVSIAAVEAPPPVSASVKAAAPSAPGTTYAPPPEGDPLPPASAPGAAMTDVPAPAATKPGAAAAPAPRPATTSLWRAQLGAFGIESNARKLWASLEKTYPALASRQPYLVKSGKLTRLQAGGFADKAEADAFCATVRKDGQACLVVDK
- a CDS encoding ParA family protein, coding for MRVLALASQKGGSGKTTLSGHLAVQAQLAGAGPVVLIDIDPQGSLADWWNERETDLPAFAQTTVARLASDLEILRQQGFKLAVIDTPPAITMAIQSVISVAELIVVPTRPSPHDLRAVGATVDLCERAGKPLVFVVNAATPKAKITSEAAVALSQHGTVAPVTLHHRTDYAASMIDGRTVMEVDPNGRSAEEIRQLWTYMNDRLEKNFRRTIFASPLPTQGNYGAVRPMGGGFGRRIAGQ